CAGGAGGGCTGTACTGTTCAGAGGTGGCAACCCAGCAAGCAGAGCACATTTGCCAGGTCAGCATAAGATGCAGTTTGGCTTTTATAAGGCCCAGACCTTCAAGTGGGTGGTTGAAAGTGTGCTGGGTTTGGTATTTGGTGGCATCGATGCAGAAAGAATCTGCCTCTCAGCCAGCAAGTAGTGATTTAAAAAACCATGCTGCTAATATAATGGCTTTCAAGAAACACATGGAGCTCTTCCCTGAAGGCTGGGAGGCTATCATGATTAAGTCCAACATCCAGCCACTGTTATATGGGTGTAAAATGGCACAGTGATGCCATCTGTTGGTAAATGTTCATTACTGCAACTCTTGTGTTGTGATGTACTGAACAAGACTGGTTACTCGCATCAATGCCTCTGTCTCGTCATTTAACGTTCAaacagccacctcccaccaccgaGCCATGCAAAGACCAGATGACCACTGGTCCCATTTCCCAGAGGTCCTCAACATCCTCACTCAGGTCATTGCTGGTTGGAAAACTACACCCCTCCCAGAATCTCAATAGGACAATAAGGAATGTGATTGAAAAGAAGACGGATAACATTACTAAAGAGATCGATGGAACGGTAGGAACGGTCTTGGAAGCAATAGCAGGCCATTCAGCTGAACTACAGAGGGTTGTCAAGCGTGTGGACGAGGCAGCAccttctcccagctgcccactgcactgaggctaggaaacactgtcactaccaATAAATCCACAacaattgagaatttcaagatTAGGGGGAAAGATACCCAAGCTAGAGTGCAGTTGGAGGCAGACACAAATCCAGGTCACCAGATCTACATTCCAGCTGATGCCGATTTCCTGTTTGCCATGGCCACTGTCGAAGACTACTGCTCGTTCAGAGTCCCAACCATTGGGTCCTGGTTCATCCAGACTCTGTGCAAACAGCTCAAACAGGGCTGTCCCAGGTGAAGCCTGATTTAATATGTGCTCTAAGAGCACCAAATCTGGTGGGTCGCTTCGGGAGGTTTTGAATGGCTCGAGGTCATTTATACATTTTTGATTAATAAAATACTACAGTCTGAACTTTAAACCAGGTTAAAAAGTGTGTAGAAATTATAATGAACTtactttttaaaatataatttaaaGTGGCAATACCTCactttttgggtgacctgaccaaattcacatagaaatgtgttatagatctatcattctacttgaaagcaagtataaagcagtagatctgttctatgtgcgctatttctatgcttcccggtcTTCATTTCTTTTGTTaggtcttttactttcggttctGTACACAATCTTCAAAGACCTGAAACaacaataatatagatataaaatatatttcagtggtttagatggtacaatgattctctatcttattttgtcacataaactgaaattaggctaaCTATGAggtttagcaaccaggaaatggcggaacgatttctgcatagtgtatTTGTAATCTCTGAAAATGTTTTCTTCATCACAGTATTTTCAATATTAACGCTATTAGCAGCGCTATTTTGGTTGATTTTTGTAGTCTCAAACTAGTGAGTTTATTAACATTCTTAAAGTATATGGGCAAAATGTTATTATTGACAATGAAAGAGGTGGGAATGTTTTTCCCTGTAATTGTAACATTTACTATCAATATAGCATTGAAATAGTTTTCCAGGTTGTATTTTAGAGATGAGGCCAAACCATTTGAAAAACAATGCTCTGGAGGAGGCATAAATATTCTTACATGGTAATGACCTAACAAAGCAGATGTTGAGTAGGAAAGAGCTGACAATGCAAAACTGACCACATTCTACAGAATAACAGTGTTATTCGGAACTCCAGTCTACACAGTCAGGTGTAAACCAAGGACTTGTCCAGATAAAGGCTAGAACAATATTACCATAAAATATATTAGCTCGCAGTGAGCAAGTCCCCTGACTAATCATAAACTAATGCATTATTGCATTCTGATTTGCAAACTGGTGGTGAGCTAGCTAACATTGCTAATaataaagttagctagcttgcttaaCATTGACATATGGTCAAACTGGCTACATTCTCCATCTTGGTAAGGTTGTAATTGTCCAACACAGATTTGTTGTCATCTTTTGGTTCAAAAGGTAAAAAGTCAGTGGTGATACATCACAATTTGGCAACAAGATTTGAGTTTGCCACTTGGAGTGTTGGTTAAATGAAATTTCCCACTGGGAACTAGGAGCTTGCAAAAGTCCAGGGGCATTGCTGCATCTCGATCAAGTAGACTGGCTAGATTTAACCAAACTAATAATATATTTGATATGTGAAGAGTTCAGGATCACCATTCTTTGTAAACAAGTGGATTCTCATAGCAAGAACAAAGTAATCGATATCAACACATTGCTTAAGCTTGACTTTATTGCATGTTGTGATTTGATCTTTCCTAATTTGGGTAATTTTTTACAATCATGTTCTTACCTGCCTTTCACCTTAACATATTTTATACCTGGAAATAAATATTTTAATCAAAGGTTGGTTGCTGAAGGCTTATTAAATCACATTCTCCTCAGAATTAGAGACATCTTGTTGAACTTTAAAAATGTGAAACATGGCTAGTAGAAAAATAGACACCCATTTTACTGATCATCTCCAGAACACATTTATTACAGATAAAGAAAACATTCCACAATTTCCAGCATTTAATGGAAAAATTTATTAAAATCTCATGAGTTTGAAACATCTTTCAGGAAATCAGACATGCCAACCAATGTTCAACACACTGTCTTATGGGAGATGGGCCACAGTAGAGGCTGCTGTGGTAGGGTTCCTGAGAGTGACAGCTTACTGTTTAGACATGACAGCCTTTCTGAAGTGTCTCCATCCAGAAGGAGGGACAAGATTTGGCGCTTTAAGTCAGCCAACCAGAGGTGTTTCAGAAGTAGGGGAGGAAGAGTTTCTTGGTGAGGGTGTACTTGGGCTCGGGCATCTGTTTGGAGTCTCTATACACTCCTCTGCTGACCTCACGATTCACACGCGTCAGCACCGACAGAATATCCTCCCCTctacacaggaaacaggaaataCACATCACAATACATCTCTCACCTGTTATAGAGATGTatgtttttaacctttatttaagaacaaattcttatttacaatgatggtcaAACCCAGaagacgttgggccaattgtgcgccaccctatgggactcccaatcatggccggttgtgatacaacctggattcgaaccagcgtGTCTGTGGTGATGCCTCAAGCACcgagatgcagtgacttagaccaccatgccactcgggagcccagcgATAACAACCTTGTATCTGCCATCATGGTGTCTGTGACTGCATGGGCAGCGTCATTGAGGCTATCTCCATTTTAAAATAGTCACATTTCTTCTTTTGATGTATGAAAAAAGTGGCAAGCTTATATGGCCACCTGCAGTGCTGGAGTCTTGAACCAAATCTTATGTGAAATGAATTTGTGACCACTAGATGGTGGTCATATAGCTTAAAGCCATTTACAAACTAAACAAACCAATTTGAAGAAGACAATAAGGGTCTGATCATTGGCCGATCGCTCCCAACCCGTACAaattcccacccagttgactatttAAAGTGTAGTCAAAATTAAGTTTGGGTTTGCCTGGTGACATTACAAGGCAGTAAATTGGTTTATAGACTAATAACGAAGAGAGTTCCAAATCTGTCAATAAGAGCTAGTTTTAAGTTTCCCCCTCCCTACTCAGACCATTCCCAGACAATCCGAGCAAAATTCTGTCTTGAGAAAGTTTTCTAAAAAGCACAACAAAAAATATGAAAaactattacagtaaggtacttaattgttacccagaaatgatttgatattgatataaaaacagctgcattgggcctttaaaatGGTGGAATCCCTCAATGGCAACATCCCAAAAATGGGTAATTTCTATGTAATGATCTTAATAAATCTCTATGGTTAATGCCAAACCTAACCCGCTTCCCTTCTAATTCACCTGTCCGCTCCCCACTCCAGCTGTTTGCAGAGCTCCTGGATGTAGATGGAACCTTCCTTAGTGTTTCGGAATGACTTGCACTCCTCTACTGTTGCCATACCGATCAGGAAGTCTGCATCCCAGGGGATGGACTCGATGGCGCCGGCGTCTGCCTCATACCGCCCCTCGCTCTGCCTTATGGAGGGGATGAATAGGGCCCCTTGCTGGAAGCCCTTCCCCTGGCAGGCCTGGATGAAGAACAGTTTGGGTTTGCCCATCAGAGAAGGGCACTGCTTGCTGGTGAAGGGTTGTGTGAGGGAGCGAATGGGCACCTCCCCCCCATCTGTCCCAAACACACAACCCTTCTCCCCATGGGACAGCACACACACCACCTAGGACCAGGCACAGGGATTAGAGTAGTTCAACCTACTTTAATTAATTGGAGTCCAATTGGGCTTCAAGAGTAGAGCTACTGTACCTCCTGAAGAGACTGGAGAATTATGACCTCACTACTCACCAGAGCGTCTGCCTGTATGTGACTCCGCCCTCCAAGCTCCTCTACCGCACCCAACATGGTCTTCTCTGTCAGGTCGCTACACACTTCCACTTTAAACCCCAACCTGGAGAACACATTATGCAGagcctctacacacagagacagagagacagatgggagaatTTAACATCCAGGTTGGCCAATTGGCTTCACTGAATGAGATCAGGCTCATAATATCAACCAATGAGCGAGCATGCCTACTCTCGTCCTGCTCAGTtcctggtctgtctgtcagaccTGAAAATCCCATGAAGTGGTAGTTATTGATGATTAAGCACGTCCCCCGAGGATTACAGGTCATGGAATAGTGCTCCATCTGTTGGGCAAACAGACACAGGAGTTACCACCATGGACAAAAATCAACCAAATGTTAGATTCTATCCCACTGTCTAACCTCAGAGGTCTTCCAGGATTGCGTCGGTGAAGTAGTCACCTGGTCAGGCCCAGACCCAGGCTGAGTTTCCGTCATTGCATCAGAGTACAACCTTATGCGTTGCCCACGTTCACCTGTGGACAATGGACAAGAACACACTTcaactacctgtgtgtgtgtgtgtgtgtctgtgtgtgtgtgtgtgtgtgtgagacttacAGTTGGGCCGTGTCTCTGATATAGACAGGCTCTGTAGTGACTGAGGGGAGCTGAGTTGCTGTTCCTGGTTGCTGATTGGCTGAACAGAGTACTCCTGCCGTGACACACTGCCCCTTGCTGAAAAACAGCAACCAcatgaaacaaataactatattttAATATACTGAACTATCAAATCAGCGCAAGAGAGTggtgtgagagagaagagagaacagtgagAGTGACTTGTACCGGCTAGCCAGGTGTGTCAATATGTACCTTCTCTATGCTGCCGTACTGTGTGGGCCAGCTGTGTGTCAATATGTACCTTCTCTATGCTGCCGTACTGTGTGGGCCAGCTGTGTGTCAATATGTACCTTCTCTATGCTGCCGTACTGTGTGTCAATATGTACCATCTCTATGTTGCCGTACTGTGTGGGCCAGCTGTGTGTCAATATGTACCTTCTCTATGCTGCCGTACTGTGTGGGCCAGCTGTGTGTCAATATGTACCTTCTCTATGCTGCCGTACTGTGTGGGCCAGCTGTGTGTCAATATGTACCTTCTCTATGCTGCCGTACTGTGTGGGCCAGCTGTGTGTCAATATGTACCTTCTCTATGCTGCCGTACTGTGTGGGCCAGCTGTGTGTCAATATGTACCTTCTCTATGCTGCCGTACTGTGTGGGCCAGCTGTGTGTCACACTCCTCCAGTATCCTCTGTAGCTCATCCAGTCTGTCCTCTGTCAGCAGCTCCTGCCTCTCCATCTCACACAGCACCTCCAGAGCCGTCTatggggaagaaagagaaagcgagagagagtgtaattgtgtgtgtgtgtgtgttaggctgCGTTTACAaaaaggcagcccaattctgatattttgcccaCTTACGGGCAAAAGCTGATCTGATTGgacaaaagaccaattagtgaaaaaaaaaaatcagaattgggctgcctgtgtaaacgcaaccATAGAAGTACGGTGAGATTCCCATTTTCAGCCCGAACCCGACGGGCCTTTAACAGGCTGGGTCTGAATTTCTGAGAATTGATTCGGTCCGGGCGGGGTTCGGGCTTGCTGCAAACCTTTTACTACTACTGCTCTCGTCGTAGCAGTAGCCACTATCGGCACCAGGATTACAAGATTGGCTGGGTATGAGACATGTGGCCATGATTAAACATATTTTTCTGATGACTGAAACGTTTTCAAATTGTGATGCGAAAAGGCTGGAGCGCACTCAGGAGAATGATGAGCCACGAGACCTAGACAAGCTGCGCATCTTAGAATCAGGAGAAGCCGACACATCCTAACTTATATACACCCTATGACTGCACCGCTAATGGGCCTTCCTTGTAAAACTATTGAAAGGAGACCCATAACTGATCCAAATGTTTTCCTAATCAGGCCTAGGCTTGATGCAGTTATTTCAGAATAACATGCATCCACAACATGGGGCTTTTGAGCAATTATTCAAATGATGGATGTTCAGTAGAAAATATCTTTAATATCTTTTTGCTTAGGTAACTGTATAATTCCAGATTTCACTTCCAGCATTTTAAACAATTCTTCAATTCCTACACTGTGTAATCATGTACACACTAGGTCACGTTTCTTTTGTCTTAGTATGCCTACATTTTTTTATATTAATATCAATAATTTTCCTTGGCAGAATAATTATCTTCTTTGACTGTGCATTTGTCAGTTCTTACTTTCGCCACTAGGTGGCGATTGGACGATTTATGGGGGTCACAGTACACCTGAAGTTGTTGACTATGTTTGTGCTTGCCAGTTAGCCtgcagttctcagctgttaggAGCCAACGGCTAGCAGTTTCTTACTGGCAATAAAAAACGGAGGAGTAAATAATTCAgtattgactcaaattatggaAATTTAACAAATCAAACAAATCTCGTAAAACAATTAATGGTAACCTCGTAAGAAATTCAGTTAGACCAGCGTTTATTTGAAACAGGTGCCGTTGCCCGGCTATTAAAAAGGGACAGGGGGCTATTTGAGACTGCGCTTAATTAAAGTTTTACggtgtttgtttgtttaattATTCTAGGCTCTAGAATCAAATAGATCAAGAAGAAAAATACAAGACcaaaaaggaggaggaagagacacgTGCTTATTCTGTGCTAAATGGGtgttggatttaaaaaaaaatcaacggTCATTTGACCGTTTAGATCAATGTAAACACAAAATAAATTAAGAAATCACAGTCTTTTCTAATGAAATCACGTTGTAAAGCCTTTTAAAAACAGTTGCATTCATAAAATGCAATTGCTTTATACATGTTGCGGTTGCGTGAAGCTTGGAGCTCAATTGATATCGCATCGGATTACTGTAATCAGTAGTAAACAAACACTCAAAAAACGGGCAACAGCAGCAAGATCTAATTTCTTAAACTATGGATATTTTATAAAGTCAAGATGCATTCAACGGAGAGTTCTGAGAAAATATGCTTCCTTGTCTTCCCATGCTGCTGCCGCCTCAACCACATTGTTCTCAACAGTCAATATAGCCTACTGGTGAAATGGCAACGTTATCTTTTCTAGAAATCGAatttaaaaatataaatgtatttatttcacctttatttaaccaggtaggctagttgagaacaagttctcatttgcaactgcgacctggccaagataatacaaagcagttcgacacatacaacagagttacacatggaataaacaaacatacaatcaataatacagtagaaaaatctattgACAACATGTGCAAATggggtaggataagagaggtaaaggcaatacataggctatggtggcaaagtaattacaatatagcaactaAACACTAAAATAGGTTGTGCAGAAGACGaacgtgcaagtagagatactggggtgcaaaggagaaaaataaataaatacagtattgggatgaggtagattggatgggctatttacatatgagctatgtacaggtgtagtgacctgtgagctgctctgacagctggtgagggaggtaagagtctccagcttcagagatttttgcagttcgttccagtcattggcagcagagaactagaaggagaagcggccaaaggaagaactggctttgggggtgacaagtgagatatTCCTGCatgagcgtgtgctacgggtgggtgctgctatggtgaccagtgagctgagataaggcggggctttacctagcagagacttacagatgacctggagccattgggtttggcgacgagaatgaagcgagggccagccaacgagagcatacaggtcgcagtggtgggtagtatatggggttttggtgacaaaacggatggcgctgtgctagactgcatccaatttgtttagtagggtgttggaggctattttgtaaatgacattgccgaagtcgaggatcagtaggatggtcagatttacaagggtatgtttggcagcatgagtgaaggatgctttgttgcgaaataggaagccgattctagatttaatttcggattggagatgtttaatatgagtctggaaggagagtttacagtctaaccggacacctaggtatttgtagttgtccacatattctaagtcagaactgtccagagtagtaatgtttcttatcgatggcggttatgataacatttaggaccttgagcgtggttgaggtgcacccatgaccagctctgaaaccagattgcatagcggagaaggtacggtcaGATTCTAAATGgtctgtaatctgtttgttaacttggctttcaaacaCCTTAGAAAgtcagggtagaatagatatacagtgagtgaaaacctccttccatcagcaagggcattgaagatgaaacgtggctgggtctttcagcatgacaatgatcccaaacacaccgcccgggcaacgaaggatatatatacagtgagtgaaaacctccttccatcagcaagggcattgaagatgaaacgtggctgggtctttcagcatgacaatgatcccaaacacaccgcccgggcaacgaaggagtggaagcttcataagaagcatttcaaggtcctggagtggcctagccagtctccagatctcaaccccatagaaaatcttgagggagttgaaagtccgtgttgcccagcaacagccccaatacatcactgctctagaggagatctgcatggaggaatgggccaaaataccagcaacagtgtgtgaaaaccttgtgaagacttacagaaaacgtttgacctctgtcattgccaacaaagggtatataaacttttgttattgaccaaatacttattttccaccataatttgcaaataaattcattaaaaatccctcaatgtgatcttctggatttttttttctcattttgtctgtcatatttgaagtgtacctatgatgacaattacaggcctctctcatctttttaagtgggagaacttgcataattggtggctgactaaatagttttttgccccactgtaggtctgtagcagtttgggtctagagtgtctccccctttgaagagggggatgaccgcggcagctttccaatctatggcaatctcagatgacacaaaagaggttgaacaggctagtaataggagttgcaacaattttggcagataattttagaaagagggtccagattgtttagcccggctgatttgtagggggtccagattttgcagctctttcagaacatcagctatctggatttgggtgaaggagaagtgggggaggttagggcgagttgctgtgggaagcgcagggctgttgacaaatgcttcttgaaattctcaattaatGTGGATTTAtcagtagtgacagtgtttcctagcctcagtgctgtgggcagctgggaggaggtgctcttattctatATGGACTTttgtgtcccagaactttttttgagtttgtactacaggatgcaaatttctgtttgaaaaagctagccttagatttcctaactgcctgtgtatattggttccgaACTTCCCTGAAAAAttgcatatcatgggggctattcgatgccaatgcagaacgccacaggatgtttttgtgctggttaagggcagacaggtctggagtgaaccaagggctatatctattcctggttTTAAATTtaaaggtgtatttggagggcgagttagttagaatgatatctatgagggtgcccatgttcacagatttggggttgtacctggtaggttcattgataatttgtgtgagattgagggcatcaagcttagattgtaggatggctggggtgttgagcatgtcccagtttaggtcacctagcagcacgagctcagaagatagatgggggggtaatcaattcacatatggtgtccatggCACAgctggggcagagggtggtctatagcaagcggcagcggtgagagacttgtttctggaaaggtgcatttttagaagtagaagctcgaattgttttggtacagacctggatagtaagacagatctctgcagtagaGTGCAAcgccgccccctttggcagttctatcttggtggaaatgttatagttagggatggacatttcagggtttttggtggttttcctaagccaggttTCAGACACAGCTAAGACATTGGCAGAATGTgctaaaacaaacttagggagtaggcttctaatgttaacatgcatgaaaccaaggcttttacagttacagaagtcaacaaatgagagcacctggggagtaggagtggagctaggcactgcaggtcctggattaacctctacatcaccagaggaacagaggagaagtaggataagggtacggctaaaggctataagaactggccgCCTAcatgttcggaacagagagtaaaaggagcaggtttctgggcacgatagcatagattcaaggcataatgtacagaca
The sequence above is a segment of the Oncorhynchus nerka isolate Pitt River linkage group LG20, Oner_Uvic_2.0, whole genome shotgun sequence genome. Coding sequences within it:
- the casp8 gene encoding caspase-8 isoform X2, coding for MDLRLLSRIDEELDSSEVAALCFLCRDVLNRKRLETVADGRGLFLRLQEKSLLKDHYFLSQLLSVIGRLDLHRLLETDSRQPEQTAHTQTDSCPALSQYRRMLYKVSEDVTKENLTKMKFLLSDKLPRGRLDPCTTALEVLCEMERQELLTEDRLDELQRILEECDTQLAHTVRQHREARGSVSRQEYSVQPISNQEQQLSSPQSLQSLSISETRPNCERGQRIRLYSDAMTETQPGSGPDQVTTSPTQSWKTSEMEHYSMTCNPRGTCLIINNYHFMGFSGLTDRPGTEQDEKALHNVFSRLGFKVEVCSDLTEKTMLGAVEELGGRSHIQADALVVCVLSHGEKGCVFGTDGGEVPIRSLTQPFTSKQCPSLMGKPKLFFIQACQGKGFQQGALFIPSIRQSEGRYEADAGAIESIPWDADFLIEGRIFCRC
- the casp8 gene encoding caspase-8 isoform X1 translates to MDLRLLSRIDEELDSSEVAALCFLCRDVLNRKRLETVADGRGLFLRLQEKSLLKDHYFLSQLLSVIGRLDLHRLLETDSRQPEQTAHTQTDSCPALSQYRRMLYKVSEDVTKENLTKMKFLLSDKLPRGRLDPCTTALEVLCEMERQELLTEDRLDELQRILEECDTQLAHTVRQHREARGSVSRQEYSVQPISNQEQQLSSPQSLQSLSISETRPNCERGQRIRLYSDAMTETQPGSGPDQVTTSPTQSWKTSEMEHYSMTCNPRGTCLIINNYHFMGFSGLTDRPGTEQDEKALHNVFSRLGFKVEVCSDLTEKTMLGAVEELGGRSHIQADALVVCVLSHGEKGCVFGTDGGEVPIRSLTQPFTSKQCPSLMGKPKLFFIQACQGKGFQQGALFIPSIRQSEGRYEADAGAIESIPWDADFLIGMATVEECKSFRNTKEGSIYIQELCKQLEWGADRGEDILSVLTRVNREVSRGVYRDSKQMPEPKYTLTKKLFLPYF